A stretch of Coccidioides posadasii str. Silveira chromosome 2, complete sequence DNA encodes these proteins:
- a CDS encoding uncharacterized protein (EggNog:ENOG410PRMA~COG:T) — translation MAISAPFNSLTAENQIAVGSASVVYNVNNIVAFKCPIQFDTSRAQRGERLTAFLRRQSEASTTALESEKALFTLLEKSPHPNVVRCAFIAEEGIFLEHLATPLNTYLESQEIVPQPLKARWLLELTSAAAWIEKLGFVHGDLRPENILLTAKLHLKLIDFDCAVARGEELHSFVEPYWQDKSDGSLGKAGPKSEQFALGSCLYFIFYEAEPEVDIIDGQLAFPDISSTGFGSLIIKCWDGRFHSIRKLALSALWTVAKAGYVRVLLKFLYSRSIGFKKSRTTSGKLGPLRRFCEGYLDDQRRNHMPPCVVQTQPIDIRRA, via the coding sequence ATGGCTATCAGTGCTCCATTCAACAGCCTGACGGCTGAGAACCAAATCGCGGTTGGCTCTGCTTCGGTTGTTTACAATGTCAACAACATTGTTGCTTTCAAGTGCCCTATCCAGTTTGACACCTCCAGGGCTCAACGAGGCGAGCGGCTTACTGCATTTTTACGGCGCCAGAGTGAGGCCTCCACAACAGCATTGGAAAGTGAAAAGGCGCTATTCACTCTCCTAGAGAAATCACCTCATCCAAATGTTGTTCGCTGTGCCTTTATTGCTGAAGAAGGAATCTTTCTTGAGCACTTGGCCACGCCATTGAATACCTATCTCGAATCTCAGGAGATAGTCCCACAACCTCTTAAAGCTCGTTGGCTGCTTGAGCTTACTAGCGCTGCTGCCTGGATTGAGAAACTTGGATTTGTGCATGGGGACCTACGGCCTGAGAACATCTTACTGACGGCAAAGCTTCACCTAAAACTCATTGATTTCGACTGTGCAGTTGCACGCGGAGAGGAACTACACAGCTTCGTTGAGCCATACTGGCAGGATAAGTCCGATGGTAGTCTAGGGAAAGCAGGGCCTAAGAGTGAGCAATTTGCTCTTGGGTCATGTTTGTATTTCATCTTTTACGAAGCGGAACCTGAGGTCGATATCATCGATGGTCAGCTTGCTTTTCCAGACATTTCTTCAACCGGCTTCGGGTCCCTTATCATAAAGTGCTGGGATGGACGGTTTCATTCCATTCGAAAACTCGCTTTATCTGCGCTCTGGACCGTGGCCAAAGCGGGCTATGTCCGTGTCCTGCTTAAGTTCCTTTACTCGCGCTCAATTGGTTTCAAGAAGTCGAGGACTACTTCTGGAAAATTAGGCCCCCTAAGAAGATTCTGTGAGGGCTACCTGGACGACCAGCGAAGGAACCATATGCCCCCTTGTGTGGTTCAAACTCAACCCATTGATATCAGGCGCGCTTGA